One stretch of Cohnella algarum DNA includes these proteins:
- a CDS encoding efflux RND transporter permease subunit, producing the protein MKSVIKFSLNNKFAIWLFTIIVLVSGLYSGLTMKQESMPNLSLPFLSVTTVYPGAAPDSVVEDVTAPLEQRLRNLDNVNNVTSTSMENASNIMIEFEFGQDMNKAVTDVREALDLVELPSGAQSPSISKFSINSFPILSLSAAGGEDLEHLTNIVDSEIKPALEEIEGVASVSVAGQYVREVQLTFDQAKMAQYGLTEDTVSSLVQAAAVKAPLGLFQLDDSEKSIVVDGQVTSIEELRNLTIPAVGGAASAGGAPGGAGGAAGTGAAAPGAGAGAPGTDAGAAGTGAGAPAAPMGLPTVKLGDIATLELVGQAESVSRTNGKESIGIQIVKANDANTVEVVNAVKDEAERFQEKYPDMELVVLLDQGKPIEESVLTMLEKALFGAIFAIIIILLFLRNIRSTIISVVSIPLSLIMGVLLLKQFDISLNIMTLGAMTVAIGRVVDDSIVVIENIYRRMALSGEKLKGKELILDATREMFMPIMSSTIVTIAVFLPIALVSGLVGQLFLPFALTMVFTLLASLLVAITIVPMMAHSMFRNGVKAGKADHHEKPGKMAEGYKKMLAATLRHKVVTVVAAVALLVGSFFLVPLIGTSFLPEEEEKYMMITYSPEPGALLDDVTNRALQAESFLLEQPDVTSMQYSIGGGGNPLAMGSSSNSGLFYLQFDPDVSEFEAKKEAIVTELQQRVPEGTWSQMDMTGGMGGSSFSLGVYGESLEQIKPVADQVAEIMKQDSNFEDVETSLSETFGQYTLVADHDKLSQLGLTAGQLAMRLMPNHERPILTTVEEEGQTYNVYVQVDNETFGSIADIENATLQSPLGVEVPIKDVATVEEGTAPSTVTRENGRMVVTVSGAITSNDVGAASAAVQDKVDEMDLPTGVEVKIGGVTEQINETFSQLGLAMAAAIAIVYLVLVLTFGGGLAPFAIMFSLPFAIIGGLVALWLAGETLSVSALMGALMLIGIVVTNAIVLIDRAIHNEKAGMTVRESLLEAAGTRLRPILMTALATIGSLLPLVFGIGGGGGIISRGLAVTVVGGLISSTLLTLFIVPIAYEVLMRFRRKPRED; encoded by the coding sequence ATGAAAAGCGTTATCAAGTTCTCATTGAACAACAAGTTCGCCATCTGGTTGTTCACTATTATTGTCCTCGTTTCGGGCTTGTACTCCGGCTTGACGATGAAGCAGGAGAGCATGCCCAATTTGTCGTTGCCGTTCCTTAGCGTGACGACGGTCTATCCGGGGGCTGCTCCCGACTCGGTCGTCGAGGACGTTACGGCTCCGTTGGAACAACGGCTGCGCAACCTGGATAATGTCAACAACGTCACCTCCACCTCGATGGAGAACGCATCGAACATTATGATTGAATTCGAATTCGGTCAAGATATGAACAAAGCGGTGACCGACGTTCGCGAAGCGCTCGATCTGGTCGAGCTGCCTTCCGGGGCGCAAAGTCCGAGCATTTCCAAGTTTTCGATCAATTCCTTTCCGATCCTTTCGCTGAGCGCGGCGGGGGGAGAGGATCTCGAGCACTTGACGAACATCGTCGACAGCGAAATCAAGCCGGCTCTCGAAGAAATCGAAGGCGTGGCGTCGGTATCGGTAGCGGGTCAATACGTGAGGGAAGTTCAACTGACGTTCGATCAGGCGAAAATGGCCCAGTACGGCTTGACCGAAGATACGGTGTCCAGCCTCGTACAGGCGGCGGCGGTCAAAGCTCCGCTCGGCCTGTTCCAATTGGACGATTCGGAAAAATCGATCGTCGTGGACGGACAAGTGACCTCGATCGAAGAGCTTCGCAACCTGACGATCCCGGCCGTCGGGGGAGCCGCTTCCGCGGGCGGCGCGCCGGGCGGTGCCGGCGGAGCTGCCGGAACGGGAGCCGCAGCGCCCGGAGCGGGCGCAGGCGCACCGGGGACGGACGCCGGAGCGGCGGGGACGGGCGCGGGCGCGCCTGCCGCGCCAATGGGCTTGCCGACCGTCAAGCTGGGCGACATCGCGACGCTGGAGCTGGTCGGCCAGGCGGAATCCGTATCCCGCACGAACGGCAAGGAATCGATCGGCATTCAAATCGTCAAAGCGAACGACGCCAACACGGTCGAAGTCGTCAATGCGGTCAAGGATGAAGCCGAACGTTTCCAAGAGAAGTATCCGGACATGGAATTGGTCGTTCTCCTCGACCAAGGCAAGCCGATCGAGGAATCGGTCCTGACGATGCTGGAAAAAGCGCTGTTCGGCGCCATTTTCGCCATCATTATCATCCTCTTGTTCCTGCGGAATATCCGCTCGACGATCATTTCCGTCGTCTCGATTCCGCTGTCGCTCATTATGGGCGTCCTCTTGCTCAAGCAATTCGATATTTCGCTCAATATAATGACGCTTGGCGCGATGACGGTCGCGATCGGCCGGGTCGTCGACGACTCGATCGTCGTCATCGAAAATATTTACCGGCGAATGGCTCTCTCCGGCGAAAAGCTGAAAGGCAAAGAGCTTATCCTGGATGCCACCCGCGAAATGTTCATGCCGATCATGTCGTCGACGATCGTCACGATCGCGGTCTTCCTGCCGATCGCGCTCGTCAGCGGTTTGGTCGGGCAGCTGTTCCTGCCGTTTGCGCTGACGATGGTGTTCACGCTGCTCGCTTCCTTGCTCGTGGCGATCACGATCGTGCCGATGATGGCGCATTCGATGTTCCGCAACGGCGTCAAAGCCGGCAAAGCCGACCACCACGAAAAGCCGGGCAAAATGGCCGAAGGCTACAAAAAGATGCTTGCCGCCACCTTGCGCCACAAAGTCGTGACCGTCGTCGCGGCCGTCGCGCTGCTCGTCGGAAGCTTCTTCCTCGTGCCGCTCATCGGGACAAGCTTCCTGCCGGAAGAAGAAGAAAAATATATGATGATCACGTACAGCCCGGAGCCGGGAGCGCTGCTTGACGATGTGACGAATCGGGCGCTGCAGGCGGAAAGCTTCTTGCTTGAGCAGCCTGACGTCACGAGCATGCAATATTCGATCGGCGGAGGCGGAAATCCGCTCGCGATGGGCTCTTCGTCCAATTCGGGGCTGTTCTATCTCCAGTTCGATCCCGACGTGTCGGAATTCGAAGCGAAAAAGGAAGCGATCGTAACCGAACTGCAGCAGAGAGTTCCGGAAGGCACGTGGAGCCAAATGGATATGACCGGCGGCATGGGAGGCAGCAGCTTCAGTCTCGGCGTATACGGAGAATCGCTGGAGCAAATCAAGCCCGTCGCCGATCAAGTCGCCGAAATCATGAAGCAGGATTCCAACTTCGAGGATGTCGAGACGAGCTTGTCCGAAACGTTCGGCCAATATACGCTCGTGGCGGACCACGACAAGCTGAGCCAGTTGGGCCTTACGGCCGGGCAACTGGCAATGAGGCTTATGCCGAACCACGAGAGACCGATCTTGACCACGGTCGAGGAAGAAGGCCAAACGTATAACGTTTACGTGCAGGTAGACAATGAAACGTTCGGCTCGATCGCGGACATCGAAAATGCGACACTTCAGTCCCCGCTCGGGGTGGAAGTGCCGATCAAGGATGTCGCGACCGTGGAGGAAGGCACCGCGCCGAGCACCGTTACGCGCGAAAACGGCCGGATGGTCGTCACGGTAAGCGGCGCAATTACGTCCAACGACGTGGGGGCGGCATCCGCCGCCGTTCAGGATAAAGTGGACGAGATGGACTTGCCGACCGGCGTCGAAGTCAAAATCGGCGGCGTTACGGAACAAATCAACGAAACGTTCAGCCAGCTTGGCTTGGCGATGGCCGCGGCGATCGCGATCGTGTACCTGGTGCTCGTGCTGACGTTCGGCGGGGGACTCGCTCCGTTCGCGATCATGTTCTCTTTGCCGTTCGCCATTATCGGCGGCCTCGTAGCCTTGTGGCTTGCAGGCGAAACGCTCAGCGTATCCGCGCTGATGGGCGCGCTCATGCTGATCGGGATCGTCGTCACGAACGCCATCGTCCTGATCGACCGCGCCATCCACAACGAGAAGGCGGGCATGACCGTGAGAGAGTCCTTGCTGGAAGCGGCCGGAACGCGTCTTCGTCCGATCTTGATGACGGCGCTCGCGACGATCGGTTCGCTGCTCCCGCTCGTCTTCGGAATCGGAGGCGGAGGCGGCATCATCTCCCGCGGCCTTGCCGTTACCGTCGTCGGCGGTTTGATCAGCTCGACGCTTCTGACGCTGTTCATCGTGCCGATCGCTTATGAGGTGCTGATGAGATTCCGCCGCAAACCTAGGGAAGATTAA
- a CDS encoding TetR/AcrR family transcriptional regulator codes for MSDKKQQVLEAALKCFSHKGFQAASMQDIADELGMAKGSLYFYFKSKDDLLLSVIGFFTERFMAGLRELSEDRQLPPREKLRFQLIRNLVTLRQERGFAEMLLRNPGIGSNAEIRQIFQAFQVRFILWYRQHIVEIYGDEGEPYAWDGAALFGGMTTAYMGRILKDDLPLNENRLANFLMDRLDDVMKGMIGKGERPLLNREDVIPHSEEEEDASDPGYEVRLALRDLRLAAEKSHEKRPEERNADLLGSLTLLEEEYAKPIPDRIIIRGMLAYIKELIPPEWEEMVKRLETGLSFNR; via the coding sequence ATGAGCGACAAAAAGCAACAGGTGCTGGAAGCGGCGTTGAAGTGTTTCTCGCACAAAGGGTTTCAGGCCGCATCGATGCAGGACATTGCGGATGAGCTCGGGATGGCCAAAGGCTCGCTGTACTTTTATTTCAAGTCCAAGGACGATTTGCTGCTGTCGGTCATCGGCTTTTTTACGGAAAGATTCATGGCGGGGCTGAGGGAGCTGTCGGAGGATCGGCAGCTTCCCCCTCGGGAAAAGCTTCGCTTTCAGCTTATCCGCAACCTGGTCACCCTTCGGCAGGAGCGGGGGTTCGCGGAAATGCTGCTGCGGAATCCCGGAATCGGTTCGAACGCGGAAATTCGCCAAATCTTCCAGGCTTTTCAGGTCCGGTTCATCCTGTGGTACCGCCAGCACATCGTCGAAATTTACGGCGACGAGGGGGAGCCTTACGCCTGGGACGGCGCGGCCCTGTTCGGCGGCATGACGACGGCGTACATGGGGCGGATTTTGAAGGACGACCTTCCGTTGAACGAAAATCGGCTGGCCAATTTTTTGATGGATCGGCTGGATGATGTCATGAAGGGCATGATCGGCAAAGGGGAACGGCCGCTGCTGAATCGCGAGGACGTCATCCCGCACTCCGAAGAAGAGGAGGATGCGTCCGACCCCGGCTACGAAGTCCGGCTCGCCTTGCGCGACCTCCGCCTGGCCGCGGAGAAATCGCACGAAAAGCGGCCGGAGGAGCGGAACGCGGATTTGCTCGGGAGCTTGACCCTGCTGGAGGAGGAATACGCGAAGCCGATTCCGGACCGCATTATCATTCGCGGTATGCTGGCTTACATCAAGGAATTGATCCCGCCCGAGTGGGAGGAGATGGTCAAACGTCTCGAAACGGGTCTGAGTTTTAATCGGTAG
- a CDS encoding aldose epimerase: MTASKPYEIDSYDDTFLIYELKEDATSSSVKICPERGGIVIGCRLSGQELLYLDRDTFLDPKANVRGGIPILFPICGQLEDGTYEWDGTVYSMRNHGVARTSAWEVAETGTDGEALLTLKLRSSDETLASYPFRFELSFSYRLKDGKLSIRQAYRNLSDRPMPVQAGFHPYFATGPGKSFFYESDATRLLDYNDGQIKPFAGTVDLAGLVESVALLDPKTPTIAFPFGDEGRIQLDYSPQFKTVVLWSVEGKPFICVEPWTALNGALNRKEELIMLRPGETLELDFVLSYR, translated from the coding sequence ATGACGGCATCCAAACCATACGAGATCGATTCCTACGACGATACTTTTCTTATTTACGAGCTGAAGGAAGACGCCACAAGCTCCAGCGTGAAGATATGCCCGGAGCGGGGCGGCATCGTCATCGGCTGCAGGTTGAGCGGGCAGGAGCTCTTGTACCTGGATCGGGACACGTTCCTCGATCCGAAAGCGAACGTCCGCGGCGGCATCCCGATTTTGTTCCCGATTTGCGGGCAGCTCGAAGACGGAACATACGAATGGGACGGAACGGTCTATTCCATGCGCAACCACGGCGTCGCGCGCACATCCGCCTGGGAAGTCGCCGAAACGGGCACCGACGGGGAAGCGCTGCTGACGCTGAAGCTGCGAAGCAGCGACGAGACGCTTGCCTCCTATCCGTTTCGGTTCGAGCTTTCGTTCTCTTACAGGCTAAAAGACGGAAAATTGTCCATTCGCCAAGCCTACCGCAATCTGTCGGACCGCCCGATGCCCGTTCAGGCCGGCTTCCATCCGTACTTTGCCACAGGCCCCGGCAAAAGCTTCTTCTACGAGTCGGACGCCACGCGGCTGCTCGATTACAACGACGGGCAAATCAAGCCGTTTGCAGGAACCGTGGACCTTGCCGGCTTGGTCGAATCGGTCGCCCTTCTCGATCCCAAAACGCCGACCATCGCGTTTCCGTTCGGCGACGAAGGCCGGATCCAGCTGGATTACAGCCCGCAGTTCAAGACGGTCGTCCTCTGGTCGGTGGAAGGCAAGCCTTTCATTTGCGTGGAGCCGTGGACGGCGTTGAACGGCGCGCTGAACCGGAAGGAAGAGCTGATCATGCTCCGGCCGGGAGAGACGCTGGAGTTGGATTTTGTCCTTTCGTACCGCTAA
- a CDS encoding DUF3298 and DUF4163 domain-containing protein has protein sequence MNGQTLMLPISVSQIAEPNIKINVPAVAGGTNEEAREKINAAIVEETRALMKDQGYPSDDIQEMDGTFEIKNNQRGVLSLSLLNYAFTGGAHGNTLQKSLTFDAATGRSYSLDELFKPDSDYAERLDSIIRAQIKARDLPLLGEYPGITEDQDYYIADKALVIYFPLYAIVPYAWGFPYFPISVYEIEDIIDEEGPLGHMLY, from the coding sequence ATGAACGGACAAACGCTGATGCTGCCGATTTCCGTCTCGCAAATCGCGGAGCCGAATATCAAAATCAACGTGCCCGCCGTGGCCGGCGGGACCAACGAGGAAGCCCGGGAAAAGATAAACGCCGCGATCGTCGAGGAAACCCGCGCCTTAATGAAAGATCAAGGCTATCCCAGCGACGATATTCAGGAAATGGACGGCACCTTCGAAATCAAAAACAACCAGCGCGGCGTCCTTAGCCTATCCTTGCTGAACTACGCCTTCACGGGCGGCGCCCACGGAAATACGCTGCAGAAATCGCTCACCTTCGATGCGGCAACCGGCCGAAGCTACTCGCTCGACGAATTGTTCAAGCCCGACAGCGATTACGCCGAGCGATTGGACTCCATCATTCGGGCCCAGATCAAGGCCCGGGATCTTCCGCTTCTCGGCGAATATCCGGGAATAACGGAGGATCAGGATTATTACATCGCCGACAAGGCGCTGGTCATTTATTTTCCCCTTTATGCCATCGTCCCCTACGCCTGGGGCTTCCCTTACTTCCCGATTTCGGTATACGAAATCGAAGATATTATCGACGAGGAAGGGCCGCTCGGGCACATGCTGTATTGA
- a CDS encoding SPL family radical SAM protein, with product MAKTQYEPMKSKTVLNAVRAPSMPFDWSINPYRGCQHGCSFCYARSTHVFLGQPADDAFQHRIFWKEDAPSLLRQELRRMAAASRLPSSVAIGTATDSYQQLESKALLTRGCLEALAEFGVPVSITTRSPLVLRDLDLLRRLPDVSVNISLHTLDPQIWRAFEPQTPAPLQRLRCARALREAGIETHVFMAPMLPYLTDRPEAVESLLSACADHGIRQVMASFLRLSTPEVKSWFFSVLRQGYPELAERYGRLYWRSSRLPDSYVRPVKARLADCFRRYGMNGGDFYEPERDSASNPAAEVPSAQAPCAPCAPEQLTLF from the coding sequence GTGGCCAAGACGCAATACGAACCGATGAAAAGCAAAACGGTGCTGAACGCGGTCCGCGCCCCATCCATGCCTTTCGACTGGTCGATCAATCCGTACCGCGGCTGCCAGCACGGATGCAGCTTTTGCTACGCTCGCAGCACCCATGTCTTTCTGGGACAGCCGGCAGACGACGCGTTTCAGCATCGCATTTTCTGGAAGGAGGATGCGCCGTCGCTGCTGCGCCAAGAGCTTCGCCGTATGGCCGCCGCTTCAAGGCTTCCTTCTTCGGTGGCCATCGGCACCGCGACCGACTCTTATCAGCAATTGGAAAGCAAGGCCCTGCTGACTCGAGGCTGCCTCGAGGCGCTGGCCGAGTTCGGCGTCCCGGTCAGCATCACGACGCGCTCCCCGCTCGTGCTTCGCGATCTGGACCTGCTCCGGCGGCTCCCTGACGTCTCCGTCAATATCAGCCTGCATACGCTCGACCCGCAAATATGGCGCGCGTTCGAACCGCAAACGCCCGCCCCTCTCCAACGTCTTCGCTGCGCCCGCGCGCTTCGCGAAGCGGGAATCGAAACGCACGTCTTCATGGCGCCGATGCTTCCCTACCTGACCGATCGGCCGGAAGCCGTGGAATCGCTCCTGTCGGCATGCGCGGATCACGGGATTCGGCAGGTGATGGCTTCGTTTCTGCGTTTGTCCACCCCCGAAGTGAAAAGCTGGTTTTTTTCCGTTCTGAGACAGGGCTACCCGGAACTGGCGGAACGCTATGGCCGGTTGTACTGGCGTTCTTCGCGACTGCCGGATTCGTACGTCCGCCCCGTCAAAGCCCGTCTGGCCGACTGCTTCAGGCGATACGGGATGAACGGCGGGGATTTCTACGAACCGGAACGCGACTCCGCTTCCAACCCAGCCGCTGAAGTCCCTTCTGCGCAAGCTCCGTGCGCTCCTTGCGCTCCGGAACAGCTGACCTTGTTCTGA
- a CDS encoding sensor histidine kinase has protein sequence MKNNRLSRHLPLLRMIAALSLVLVAIGLALSSVRLPESVVRLDRENWEWAAAAGFDEAAPPSDGWTPFPAGLPKEKEADNYWVRIPLPDMLLHDPYLWITNTASVRVWADGDFTYTFDIKARNDRINLGARWNLARVPAPLPDAVYLLTTNRSSIAKPLVRLGERSDHIRWMIRKDTDDLVLSALFLFCSFVSISLYAVRREKLYGYFFLLCFSGGTACAMHNFSLQLLWDYRWITYFVDVFMPLGTGAFLGVMTELFPGIYRKTMIFMRNAMLIVGSVILVAAVWSPYWYPKLILFPFLPSFPVTVIFIIWTLGTAYRKRKDLESIWLLSGFASMAAVSLVHVFRFMIIPGFSPLPGWMSAPMRYFPEDMLFWGLFVFVVCIVRVILHRFGIMNRELEAFNRSLEQKVAHRTQELKERSDELEKANALLAASAKETAEAMAETMLLQERRRITGSIHDSVGHALTATIVQLEAAKRLLRRDSKTALDKLNASKQLVRKGLEEIRLSSRIVENQTPEFHLLEAIHALIEETKQSTGVFIGCRLEAVPDSLSMLQKRVLYQALQEGLTNGIRHGESRRFDFSLTMAGGEIVFRLANDGNTYSPTEFGFGLQAMAERVAELGGRMELGPGNPGCILTLALPA, from the coding sequence ATGAAAAACAACCGCCTGAGCCGCCATCTCCCCTTGCTCCGGATGATCGCCGCTCTTTCCCTTGTCCTTGTCGCCATCGGATTGGCGTTGTCGTCGGTTCGGCTTCCCGAATCCGTCGTCAGGCTCGACAGGGAGAACTGGGAATGGGCCGCCGCCGCCGGCTTTGACGAGGCGGCGCCCCCTTCCGACGGCTGGACGCCGTTCCCCGCGGGTCTTCCGAAGGAAAAGGAGGCCGACAATTACTGGGTGCGAATCCCTCTTCCGGACATGCTCCTTCACGATCCGTATTTATGGATTACCAATACCGCGAGCGTCCGGGTTTGGGCCGACGGAGATTTCACCTATACATTCGATATTAAAGCGCGAAATGACAGAATCAATTTGGGCGCCCGATGGAACCTGGCCCGGGTCCCCGCGCCTTTGCCGGATGCGGTTTACTTGCTGACGACGAACCGTTCGAGCATCGCGAAGCCTCTCGTCCGTCTCGGCGAACGTTCGGACCATATCCGCTGGATGATCCGCAAAGACACGGACGATCTGGTGCTCAGCGCCCTTTTCCTGTTTTGCTCGTTCGTGTCGATCTCCCTGTATGCGGTCCGCCGCGAAAAATTGTACGGCTACTTCTTTCTCCTCTGCTTTTCCGGGGGGACTGCTTGCGCGATGCACAACTTCTCTTTGCAGCTCCTATGGGACTACCGGTGGATCACCTACTTCGTGGACGTGTTCATGCCCTTGGGAACGGGCGCGTTCCTGGGGGTCATGACGGAACTGTTCCCCGGCATTTACCGCAAAACGATGATTTTCATGCGAAACGCCATGCTGATTGTCGGAAGCGTTATTCTCGTAGCGGCCGTCTGGAGCCCGTACTGGTATCCGAAACTGATCCTGTTCCCTTTTCTTCCGTCGTTCCCGGTCACGGTGATCTTCATCATCTGGACGCTCGGGACCGCCTACCGCAAACGAAAAGACCTGGAATCGATCTGGCTGTTGTCCGGCTTCGCCTCGATGGCCGCCGTCTCGCTCGTGCACGTCTTTCGGTTTATGATCATTCCCGGATTTTCTCCTTTGCCCGGATGGATGTCGGCGCCGATGCGGTATTTTCCGGAAGACATGCTGTTTTGGGGGCTGTTCGTCTTCGTCGTTTGCATCGTCAGAGTGATTCTGCACCGTTTCGGCATCATGAACCGGGAGCTGGAGGCGTTTAACCGTTCCCTCGAACAAAAGGTGGCCCATCGGACGCAAGAATTGAAAGAACGCTCCGACGAACTGGAAAAAGCCAACGCGCTTCTCGCGGCATCCGCCAAAGAAACGGCCGAAGCGATGGCGGAAACGATGCTGCTTCAGGAAAGGCGCCGGATTACCGGATCGATTCACGATTCGGTCGGGCATGCCCTGACGGCGACCATCGTGCAGCTGGAAGCGGCCAAAAGGCTGCTTCGCCGGGACTCGAAGACGGCCCTGGACAAATTGAACGCTTCGAAACAGCTGGTACGCAAAGGACTCGAAGAAATCCGGCTTTCCTCCCGAATCGTGGAAAATCAGACGCCGGAATTTCATTTGCTTGAAGCCATCCATGCCTTGATCGAGGAGACGAAGCAGTCTACGGGAGTCTTCATCGGCTGCCGCCTGGAAGCCGTCCCCGATTCGCTCAGTATGCTGCAAAAGCGGGTGCTTTACCAGGCGCTGCAGGAAGGGTTGACGAACGGCATCCGCCACGGGGAAAGCCGCCGCTTCGATTTTTCGCTGACGATGGCCGGCGGGGAGATCGTGTTTCGGCTCGCCAACGACGGCAATACCTATTCCCCGACGGAATTCGGCTTCGGTTTGCAGGCGATGGCCGAACGCGTCGCCGAATTGGGAGGCCGAATGGAGCTGGGTCCCGGCAACCCGGGCTGCATTCTAACGCTCGCTTTGCCTGCGTAG
- a CDS encoding 7TM diverse intracellular signaling domain-containing protein, producing MRETGWRVHLPLLRILLGLGVLLIALVWPLSSFSNRETPPLNTGGWSWAPALSGANAPALASDAWSSFGDSGSVPASEPYWLRIPLPESDAREPQLWIFGAYGLKVYVDNELLYAYSPERSGHRLNPFFHWNLVPLPEPVPEEVLLFLDNGKLSGTMPSVRLLDKHEMVTEIFSEGAVSITIGALQLFCAIIAFGLYRSRRDRLYFYFFLLAACGAYGSFARNRFLQYLWDQPWIGYLEKAVFPLGVFAFIGTFCVLFHPIHSRLLNRLRRTTFGFFVATLAAALADEAIYAWIINYLVLPAFLIVAAQLFYALGSIYRRRRDIESVWMLSGSFVVTFVALVHVIRYYSPELAAEIVRIVPAASKLPGDLMSFSLLLFLLCLVRVIAHRFDEVNRELSEFNRTLEHKVRERTAAILERNAQLQKTNEKLAASMRENAETMAEALVLEERNRIVGVIHGRVAHVLSASIDQMEQAEQAVDDNAELAESRLEKTQQTVRQGLEAIRKSVRLLKDDAPPPNSEWSRSQTGGTEK from the coding sequence GTGAGAGAAACCGGATGGCGCGTTCATCTGCCGCTGCTGAGAATCTTGTTGGGATTAGGCGTGCTTTTGATCGCTCTCGTCTGGCCTCTGTCCTCGTTTTCGAACCGCGAAACCCCTCCCTTGAATACCGGCGGCTGGAGCTGGGCTCCGGCGCTTTCCGGCGCGAATGCCCCTGCCCTTGCTAGCGATGCCTGGAGCTCCTTCGGCGATAGCGGCTCCGTCCCCGCCTCCGAGCCCTATTGGCTGCGCATTCCTTTGCCCGAATCGGACGCTCGGGAACCGCAGCTTTGGATTTTCGGGGCTTACGGCTTGAAAGTATACGTTGATAACGAGCTCCTGTACGCCTATTCGCCGGAACGGTCCGGGCATCGGCTGAATCCGTTTTTCCACTGGAATCTCGTTCCCCTTCCCGAGCCCGTTCCCGAAGAGGTCCTGCTCTTTCTCGATAACGGCAAGTTGTCCGGCACGATGCCCTCCGTTCGTCTGCTGGACAAGCATGAGATGGTGACGGAAATTTTCAGCGAAGGCGCTGTTTCGATAACGATTGGGGCGCTGCAGCTTTTTTGCGCCATTATCGCGTTCGGACTTTACCGATCCCGCCGCGACCGTCTTTACTTTTACTTTTTTTTGCTTGCCGCGTGCGGGGCTTACGGCTCCTTTGCCCGCAATCGTTTTTTGCAGTACTTGTGGGACCAGCCATGGATCGGCTACCTGGAAAAAGCCGTTTTTCCGCTCGGCGTGTTTGCGTTCATCGGCACGTTTTGCGTGCTGTTTCATCCCATCCACTCCCGTTTGCTGAACCGCCTTCGACGGACGACGTTCGGCTTTTTCGTCGCGACGCTTGCCGCGGCGCTGGCGGACGAGGCGATTTACGCTTGGATCATCAACTATCTCGTGCTGCCGGCCTTTCTTATCGTCGCGGCCCAATTGTTTTACGCGCTCGGTTCGATTTACCGGAGACGCCGGGATATCGAATCCGTATGGATGCTGTCCGGCAGCTTCGTCGTCACCTTTGTCGCTCTTGTTCACGTCATCCGGTATTATTCGCCGGAGTTGGCCGCGGAAATCGTCCGAATCGTTCCCGCCGCGAGCAAGCTTCCGGGAGACCTCATGTCCTTCAGTCTCCTGTTGTTTTTGCTCTGCCTTGTACGGGTCATCGCGCATCGCTTCGACGAGGTCAACCGGGAGCTGTCGGAGTTCAACCGCACCCTTGAACATAAAGTGCGCGAGCGCACGGCCGCGATCCTGGAACGGAATGCCCAGCTTCAAAAGACGAATGAAAAACTGGCGGCTTCGATGAGGGAGAACGCGGAGACGATGGCCGAAGCCCTCGTGCTCGAGGAGCGAAACCGCATCGTCGGCGTAATCCACGGCCGCGTCGCCCACGTGCTGTCCGCGTCGATCGATCAGATGGAACAAGCCGAACAGGCGGTGGACGACAATGCGGAGCTTGCCGAAAGCCGGCTGGAGAAAACCCAGCAAACGGTTCGCCAAGGACTCGAAGCGATTCGGAAATCGGTGCGCCTGCTCAAGGATGACGCGCCGCCGCCGAATTCGGAATGGAGCAGGAGCCAGACGGGGGGAACGGAAAAATGA
- a CDS encoding response regulator transcription factor, with translation MLRIIIADDQTLMRDGLQTILQLEDDMEVVATAENGAEACQLVQQYAPDLVLMDVRMPVMDGIEAVKRLRTESPQTRVLMLTTFDEDEYIIEALANGAVGFLLKDIASDKLLQAIRDAAAGEMMLPASIAAKLAARLSSASSSARLSPAKARSPELGNVRFTEREASIVALMIEGRTNREIAQLLFMSEGTVKNYISTIYDKIGTNDRTLAVIWLKEMTVT, from the coding sequence ATGCTCAGAATCATCATCGCGGACGACCAGACGCTCATGCGCGACGGTCTGCAAACGATTTTACAGCTGGAGGACGACATGGAAGTCGTTGCGACCGCCGAAAACGGAGCCGAAGCATGCCAATTGGTTCAGCAATACGCGCCGGATTTGGTGCTGATGGACGTTCGAATGCCGGTCATGGACGGAATCGAAGCCGTCAAGCGGCTGCGAACCGAATCGCCGCAGACGAGGGTGCTCATGCTGACGACCTTCGACGAGGACGAATATATTATCGAAGCTTTGGCAAACGGGGCCGTCGGATTCCTTCTCAAAGACATCGCCAGCGACAAGCTGCTGCAGGCGATCCGCGACGCCGCCGCGGGCGAAATGATGCTGCCCGCCAGCATCGCCGCCAAGCTGGCCGCAAGGTTATCCTCCGCCTCTTCGTCCGCGCGGCTGTCGCCCGCCAAGGCGCGTTCGCCGGAGCTCGGAAACGTCCGGTTCACCGAACGGGAGGCGAGCATCGTCGCCCTGATGATCGAAGGCCGGACCAACCGCGAAATCGCGCAGCTGCTGTTCATGAGCGAAGGCACCGTCAAAAACTACATCAGCACCATCTACGATAAAATTGGCACGAACGACCGCACGCTGGCGGTGATTTGGCTGAAAGAGATGACGGTCACATGA